The genome window TGCCGGACGATGGTCGTTCACCCCAAGACCTATCCCGCGTAATGATAGATACACCTGCGGGAAAAATACCGTTGTCATCGATTGCAACTGTTGAGGAAGGCGACGGGCCGAACCAGATTGGTAGAGAAAATGGCAGAAGACGCATTGTCGTCTATGCCAATACAGACGGATCTGACATGTCGCGCATCATCGGCGACGTTCGTGCCGCAATTGCCGCGACACCAATGCCTAGCGCCTATTTCGTGAGTGTCGAAGGACAATTCCAAGCGCAAGAAAAAGCGATGAAACTTATCGTAGGCTTATCCCTATTGTCGTTGGCGATGATTTTCCTCGTGCTCTATTCGCGATATAAATCTGGCGTCCTGGCGTTGGTCATTATGGGCAACATCCCCTTTGCATTGATTGGTAGCGTCATCGCGATGTGGATTGCCGACGTATCGCTGTCTGTAGCATCCATGGTTGGTTTTATTACGCTAGCCGGTATCGCAACGCGTAATGGCATCCTCAAAGTCAGTCATTACATCAATCTCTGCAAGTTCGAAGGCGAAGCGTTCGGCCTGCCGATGATCGTGCGCGGCTCGCTGGAAAGACTAACACCCGTGTTGATGACAGCATTGGTAGCTGCCTTTGCCTTGACACCATTGTTATTGGCGGCGGATGCGCCGGGCAAAGAGATTTTGCATCCGGTTGCGGTCGTGATTTTTGGAGGTCTGATTAGCTCGACGATTCTCGACTCGCTTCTCACTCCACTGATATTTTGGTTAGTCGGACGCAAGCCACTTGAACGACTGATTGCAGGGCAACAGGAAAATGCTTATTAATAAGGTTTATGTGGCGGCACCTATTCAAGACACGCCACATTTTTTGGAGAAAATGATGAAGAAGATTTTAGCTTTGGTAACAATGGCAATTGCACTTACCACCACTGGTCAAGTTCTCGCACACGGCGCAAAAGCAAGTCACGGTGGTATTGCGCAGAGCGTTAATGATTTGAACTTTGAATTAGTCGCTAAAGATGGCAAAGCCACGATCTATGTTGAAGATCATGACGAAGCACTTTCCACTGCGGGTGCAACAGGCAAACTTACTATTCTTAATGGCGCTGAAAAAACCGAAGTGCCACTTGAAGCTGCTGGAACCAACCAGCTGGTATCGAAAGGTGAAGTCAAATTATCTAAGGGTGCAAAGGTCGTTGCAGCAATTACTTTTGCCGATAAAAGCACTGTTAACGTGAGATTTGCAGTTAAATAAAGTTGGTGCTGCTCATATGTACAGAGTAATGATCGAGGCATTCATTACTTTGTACTTTTTGAACGTCTCGCCCGTCAATTTTTGTTAATGCCAGCATCAGCTATATAGGAAAAATATGTATTGGATTATCACCAAATATCTAATTACTGCCGGCGTGGTTGTTCTTGTTTCGGAGTTTGCCAAACGTAGCGACAAACTCGGCGGCTTAATCGCTGCATTGCCGATGATTACAGTGCTGACGCTGATTTGGCTTTACATTGAAAAGCAACCGGAAGCAAAAATCGCCAATCACGCGTGGTATACCTTTTGGTATGTAGTTCCAACCTTGCCGATGTTTTTGATTTTTCCCACACTGCTACCGCGGATAGGTTTTTGGCCAACGCTTCTCGCTTCTGTCGTAATCACGCTCATTTGCTTTGCTACTTTTGCATTTGTTATGCGTCGATTTGGTGTTGAACTGATCTAAAAGTGTTAGCGGCTAAATTGGGACGTAAAAAAACCGGCCAATGCCGGTTTTTTTATCTTGCTAATTAATGACAATGGTAACCGCCATTTTTTCGATCATTATGACAACCGTTGCTATCAGTGCCACCGGAATGAGCAAAAGCAAAAGATGCAATCGAGGTCACCAGCATTGCCATTATTATTTTTTTCATCGCCATTTCCCTATGTTTTAGTCATACATGGAGTGTAAGAGCGTAGGAGTTTTACCGCATCCCATGAATATGGCTAAAACAGAGAATTCGCTTCCCGTGCCGTGCCTGATTAAGAAACCGAGTGTCTGCTATTGGCGGCGGTTTCAACCGGTCAATGCAACAGATTGATAAAACCGTTGAGCCGGTGTTTCATAGTTTAAAGTCTTTCTCGGTCGTTCATTGAGTCGTCTGGCGACGGCATTCAATTGCGCCTGCGAGTAGCCCGAGATGTCCATTCCTTTCGGGAAGTACTGACGCAGCAAGCCATTGGTATTTTCGTTTGATCCACGTTGCCACGGACTTCGTGGATCGCAGAAGTAGACCTGGATATCGGTCGCCAGCGTGAAGCGCTTGTGGTCGGCCAATTCTTTGCCTCGATCCCAGGTCAGCGATTTATATAATTCCTGCGGTAGCTTGCCCGCATGCTTGATCAGCGCATCAATTACCGTCTGCGTATCCTTGCGAGCGATTTTTACCAACATCACATAGCGCGTATGGCGCTCCACTAATGTCGCTATCTGGCTGTTGCCACTTCCAAATAGCAAATCCCCTTCCCAATGGCCTGGCACCGCACGATCTTCCACACCAGCTGGTCTTTCGCTGATTGATACGGCGTCGCTGATCTGGCCGTGATTGTCTGTCTTCTGCGTGTGATGCCGTGAACGACGCATGACACGTACCCGCCTCAAATGCTCAGTGAGCTCCTTCTTCAAGGCACCGCGTGTTTGGATGAACAAGGTCTTGTAGATGGTTTCGTGAGACACATGCAATTCCTCATTACCTGGATGACTGTATTTAAGCCATCCGGCCACTTGTTGTGGTGACCATTGCTGGCGAAGTTTGTCCGCGACGGCGCTGGCTAGCTGTCGGTTCATTAAAAGCTTACAGGCTTTGGGCCGATGAGCGCGATTCCAGGTGGCTGCATCGGCTTCTGCAGCACGGTAGGCTTCAATGCCGCCGTTGCGTTTGATCTCCCGACTGATTGTCGATGGTGATCGTTCCAGATTTCTGGCAATGACACGCATTGAATGACCAGCGACAATGGCGCGAGAGATTTCTTCCCGTTCGGCCAGCGTCAACGCCGTACTAGATCGAATGCGTGGCAGTGGTCGGATTCCCCCACTCTCAGCCAGAATGCGCTGGACAGAGGAATGGTTTCGATCGAATAACTGGGCAATCTGCTGGAGAGATTCTCCCTTCTTCCAGCGATCCCACATCAATGCCTTTTGGCTATCGGTATAAATGATCCTTGTTCGGCGAACCATGGCACACTCCCGCTATCTGCATAGCCTTTAGTGTGTTGCATTGACCGGTTGAAACCGCCGCCGATAGCGGTCGTCCGGCTTCGACCCAAAGCGGGCATTAACAGGACAACGGATGAATTGCAGGCAAAGCGATTAACCTACGCAACCACCTGTCAGTCAACTCGAAATGGTTTTGCCAACCATTAGGCAAGCGACAAGTATGCAAATGATTGCAAAAGCAATCTTCAAATACTTTGCAGGTAGTCGCAACGACAGAGGTTGACCTATAAGCATTCCCAGAGCTGAGCCCGCGGCGAAAGGCACACCGACACCTTGGTCAAAGTGCCCAGCAGATATGCTCACAACTACCCCTGTGAGCGATATAAATGCAATGACTGCAAGCGACGTTGCCACCACGGACTTCATTGCCAAGTCGGTATAGCGTTGCAGAGCGGGCACCATCACAAAACCACCACCTACTCCTAGCAGGCCGGACAATATCCCGGCAAAGCTACCGGCTAACAATAGCCGGCTTGCGCACTTGCTGGTCCAAACAAAGCGACCACTTTTTTCGTCACGGATACACGGTAAGGAATCCCCATTGACTGCTTTTTGTGTTTTTTGTCGGCCGTCCATCAAGTTTTTGTACGCAATCCAAATCAATACGACTGCGAACAAAATACTAAGAAGATTTGTATCAAGGCGCTGGGCAAGCCATAACCCTATTGGAGCAGCAAGTATGCCGGTGCCTGCTATCACCATTGCTGCCCGATAACGGACAGCTCCAGCCCGAAAGCCAATCATTGCTCCTACCGCTGCCGAGATTCCGACCGAAAGTAGCGCGATTGGTCCGGCGTCACTGACTGTCATGTTAAGCGCAAACACAAGGAGCGGTACGGCAAGGATGCCTCCACCTGCTCCCGTCAAGCCCATGACAAGCCCGACCGTCGCTCCTAAAACGAGACTAGATAGCATGGGTGTATTTATGCGGCTTTCTTGTGCGACGCTGCTGATACGCGCTCTAGGAGCTCGAATATGAGCATGCCGACTATCATCGCAAAGAAGAACAGCAAGGGCTTTGCGCCCCCTTGGGAAAGCGATACCAGGGCAGGCCCCGGGCAATATCCCGCCAAGCCCCAACCGACGCCAAAGGTCAAACTACCAAGCACAAGCCGCCGGTCAATTTTCGTGGCTGTCGGCAGACGCATTGCTTCACCCAGCAGTGATTGCGGTCGCTTGACTGCGAACGGGAATGCCAGCGAGCCGACTAGCAGTGCGCCCCCCATGACAAAGGCAAGTGACGGGTCCCAGTTTCCAGCCAGGTCCAGAAATCCAAGTACCTTGGATGGGTCTGCCATGCCTGAAATAATCAGACCAAGACCGAATACCAAGCCGGCTAATAACGACATCAGCAATGTCATTTCAGTCTCCTCAAGTAAACGCGTGACGCACGAGGTAGACAGTCACAAACCCTGCAAACATAAAGGCCAGAGTCGCCACCATCGAGCGCGGTGAACGGCGAGACAGACCACATATGCCATGCCCGCTGGTACAGCCCGCACCATAACGGGTGCCAATGCCCACCAGCAGTCCGGCGACGATGAGTGCTGGCATGCTGGTATCGAAGCTTACGTCAGGAAGCGGCACTGCGAAGCCATAGACAAGCGGTGCGCACACCAAGCCAACGATGAAGGCAACGCGCCATCCGATGTCGCCGTTGAACGGTCTGAACAGGCCGCCCACAATTCCGCTGATACCAGCGATTTTGCCGTTGAAGAACAGGAGCAGCGTGGCCGATACACCAATCAACAAGCCGCCAACAAGCGAGGCCCATGGCGTGAAGTGAATCCAGTCAATCGTCATCTCGTTACTCCTCATCCTTTGGACAGTACAACTGGTAAAGTACTTGTAGTATCGCCAGCGCTTCTGGGCTGCTAACGCTGTAGAAAATCTGCTTGCCTTCGCGACGAGTGTTTACAACCTTCTCTTCCCGCAACACGGTCAATTGCTGCGACAGCGTCGGTTGGCGAATCCCGGTCATCGTTTCCAACTCGCCGACCGAGTATTCTCCTTGCGTCATCTGGCATAGCAGCAGCAAGCGGTCAGGGTTGGCAAGAGTCTTCAGTAAGCCGCAGGCCTGTCCAGCAGCTGCCTGGAGTTTTACTAATTCAATTTGCTTTGGATTGGTCATATGAAATCGGGTGAAGTAACGCTTTACACCAAAATAATATACTATAATAATATATTTTAACATATATTATTTGCGAAAAAGTTACTACCATTTTTTTTGACTCATTCAGGAGCCATTATGATTTTCAGACAACTCTACGAACCGCTGTCTAGCACTTATACCTACTTGCTGGGGGACGAACAAACCGGTCGCGCCATTCTCATCGACCCTGTTATTTCTACTATGGAGCGCGATTTAGCAGAAGTACACCGTCTCGGCTTGAAACTCGCATACACAGTTGACACCCACATTCATGCGGACCACATCACCGGGGCGCTCGAGCTCAAGCGCGCAGTTGGCAGCAAGATTGCTACGCCGGCACATGACAACCTATCCTGCACGGACATCGGCATTGAGGAAGGCAAACCGTTTCAAGTCGACGGCATCACGCTACATCCACTCCATACGCCTGGCCATACCGAGGGGCATTTTTCCTACTTGTTTAACGACCGGGTATTTACTGGGGATGCGTTGCTGATTGAAGGCTGCGGTCGTACTGACTTTCAGAATGGTGATGCCGACGCGCTGTATAAAAGCGTGAAGGAAAAGCTGTTTTCCTTGCCGGATGAGACGTTGGTATATCCGAGCCATGACTACAAACAGCGCTTTGTGTCGTCCATAGCCCAGGAAAAAGCACGCAATCCCCGCTTGGGTGACAACAAGACACTCGAAGAGTTTAAGCACATTATGGCGAATCTGAATCTGCCATATCCAAAGTTCATTGACTATGCTGTTTTAGGCAACCAGCAATGCGGGGTTTGTCCGAAGGACTTACCGGAGAATTTGGAGAGCTATTGCCAGCAAATGAATCGGAGCCCGCAAGGTTGACGGAGAGATGTCGTGGCGATGAATCAGCGTCTGCAGCTGACGGGATTTAGGGGGGACCTAGCTGATAGCGAAAATCATGCATCCTCATGAGTGAAGGCTGGAATCACAAGTTCTGCGATAAGGCCACCTTCGGACCGGCCAGCCAATATGAGGTCTCCACCATACCGCCCGACAATAGCGCTCACAATGGACAAACCAAGGCCTGAACCATCTTGAGTATGCGTCGAGGTTTTTCCCCGCCAGAATCGTTGGCTGACGACTGATATTTGTTCTTCAGTTAGTCCAGGGCCGCTATCTGCAACAGAAATTCGGCATAGCTTTTTGTGATTGTCGAAGGTCACCGAGAGTAAGACCATGCCCATTGAGTACCGAAAGGCGTTATCAAGTAGATTTCTTACTGCGGTATGGAGTAAGGAAGCCGGAACCTTTGCGCCGGCATCTTGCTCAGCGAAATCAATCCGAAGGCGTCGCATGGAAACTGTCGGAAGTCGTTCGACCAATTCTTCGATGACCAGAGAGACAGAATCGCACTCTTCTTCCACGGTCACACTGTCAGCGCGAGCAAGTGCCATCATCTGTTCCAGAGTGTGATTTAGACGACGAACACCTTCTTCCGCGCTGTTCAATGAAACTTCAAGTGCGGTTCCTGTCGAGAGCTTCGCGACTTGAAGATGTGTCCCTATAATCGTTAAAGGTGTTCGGAGCTCATGCGCGGCACCATCCGTAAAAGCTCGCTGCTGAACCAACGTACTGCTGACTCGCCCCAGCATCTGATTCAGAGAGTCGATAACTGGTCGAAGCTCTTTAGAAGCATACTGGTCAGCGATTGGCGCCAAATCATTCGCATTCTTTTTCTGAAGTGTTTTGCTCAATGCAGCCAGCGGACCAAGTCCCTTGCCAATACCAATCCATAGCGCCAATAGACCGCCTATGACCGCCACCAGAAAGGGAAGCCCTGCCGATAGCAATACAGCATCTACAAAATGTCGACGTTCTTCGACTAAATCCGATGCGGTAATTCGATACTGCCCACTTTGCAACGTGTAAGCACGCCACGTTTGGCCATCAACTATCTTGGTCGACAATCCTAAAGGTAACGGCTCAACGTTTCGAAAAGGGCCATTTTCTGTCTCAGCCACAATTTCACCTCGCATCGTACGAATCTGACATGCAATACCCTTGCCGCCGCCAACCTTCAAGGCGCTATCCCATTCTTCGCGAGGTGCACGGCCGACGATACCTGTATCTTTGAGAATGCCTGCAACCATTCGAGCAGACATCGACAATCTTTGGTCTAAGGTTGCATCGAGATTTTCTTGAACACTATTGGTCATCCAAATTGCAGATAACGCCCAGAACAGAACAAGTGCGACACCTGTTACCAATACAGCATGAATGCGGATGCTCGTCATAAACGCCACCCCAAACGAAATCCTAAACCGCGAGATGTCTCAATCGCTTCAGCACCAAGTTTGCGACGGATGTTGTGGATGTGCACGTTGAGCGCATTACTACTGATTTGGATATCCTCTCCGAAAACCCTGTCACGTAGGGTTGAGGGCGCAAGCCAATGTCCTGCCGCATTTGCCAAATGAATCAGTATGTCGAACTCTCGGCGAGATAAAGCAATAAGTTTCTCGTTCAGCCATACCTGGCCATATTGCGGGTCCAGTCTTAAAGGGCCTGCTGTAATTTCTTGTGTCGCTCGACCTTTACTTCGACGCACCACTGCATGAATACGGGCTGCTAGTTCACCTAAGTCGAATGGTTTCAGCACGTAGTCATCGGCGCCGCTTTGCAATCCAGCGATTCGATACTCAATCGCATCTCTTGCTGTTAGTACAATCACGGGGAGCGAAAGCTTGCGGCTTCTTGTCTCTTTGAGCAGGGTCAATCCATCTTGGTCTGGTAATCCAAGGTCCAAGACCATCACATCGAAGTCGGCCGCATAAATAGCCTGCTCCGCTGATACTGCAGTTGTGACACACACAGCCACCATACCGTGCGCTTGCAGGCCTGCAGCCAAACCGCTTGCAATCAGTTCATCATCCTCGACGACAAGTACCTGCATATCACTTTTCCCATTGCTGTTTTGCATTGAGTTTAAGTCAAATGCGCAAATACTCATATGTCATTTAGCTCTTAACTCTCGGTTAATCGGGCTCATTCAATATAGGTTCATTACTTGTTTGGAGATGGGTGTGTTAGTGAAAAAGACGTTCGTTATGCTGTTGCTGTTGGTGTGGTCCTGTGTCCCATGGGCTTGGAGCGCGCCATCAATGTCATCGGCTGAAGCGACATTCTTGGAACCAAGTGAAGTTTTGAAGCTGACGAATATCGAGAGTCGCGAGGACAATCTGGTTGTTCAGACCAACATTGCTGACCAATACTACGTCTATCGTCATTCCCTCAGTATCAAAGATGCTTCGAACAACAACATCTTATTTGTGATTCCAGATGGTGAAGCGAAACATGATGAGTTCTTTGGCGATACGGAAATCTACAAAAATGCATCGCTTCGCTTTCAGATTCCTAATATTGATTTCAAACTACCGCTTACTCTTCAATGGCAAGGTTGCTCTGAAGGGGGAATATGCTATCCACCTCAAACTCAACTTATTCACTCCGACCACAGCGCTAATGAAGTTTTTAGAAGCAAGCAACTTGCCTGGGTTTCGGACAGTCAAGAAACATCGACCAATGATAAGGGAGAAGACCAGCTCAATGCACAGCGGCTAACGCAGCTTGGGCCAGTAGGTGCCAGTATTGTCTTCTTGGGACTTGGTTTGCTGTTGGCCTTTGCGCCTTGCTCCCTTCCGATGATTCCGATTGTGTCGACTATGGTTATCGGCACAAGTACATCCGTTAAGCGAAATCTAACTCTCACTGCAGCATACGTACTAGCCATGGCGTCGACGTACGCCGTACTTGGTGTAGTAACAGGACTTGCCGGTTCGAATGTGCAATCGGCTTTGCAGTCGCCATGGCTACTCGGCACGTTTGCAGTTCTGTTCCTGATACTTGCTGCGTCTATGTTCGGATGGTTTGAATTCCAATTGCCATCCTACATAACAAACAAGTTAAGCAGCTTGAGCGGAAACCGCGCACAAGGTAGCATCGTTGGCTCAGTGTTACTCGGATTCGCGTCCGCGATACTGGTCGGGCCGTGCATGACCGCACCGTTAGCAGGTGCGCTCCTTTACATTGGTCAAACAGGTGATGCAGCCACTGGCGGATTCGCGTTGTTTTCCTTGGGCCTGGGTATGGGGTTGCCACTTTTCCTTATTGCTGTTTTCGGAACACGCATTCTTCCGAAGCCCGGAGCGTGGATGGACAGGATGCGTGTTGCCTTTGGTTATGTCATGGTTGCCATGGCTATCTATTTTGGTTCGAGATTTTTGCCGGACCAGATAGTGCTAGCAGCGTCAGGGATGCTGGGTATCGCTATAACAGTAGGTACGTGGTTTCTCGGCAGTCATTATCTTGCTTCACGCAAAGGCTGGACATTCAAAATAGTTTCGCTATCCGTCGGCCTTTGGTCTGTCCTCATGGTTGTTGGCGCAGCCTCAGGCGGAAACTCTTTACTACGGCCACTAGGGCATTTTCAAGCCGTCAGTCAGACCAACTCACCATCGTCAGTTCAGTACGTACCTGCAAAGTCTGCTGAAGATATTGACCGGCTCATTCAGGACGCAGCGACTCGTGGACAATCGACCATGATTGATTTCTATGCGGACTGGTGCGTTAGCTGTCACATCTTCGAGAAGGAAGTATTAGGCAATGACCAGGTAATCGCTCGGCTTAAAAGGGTGCAGGTCATCCGTCCAGACGTGACTGCACATGACGAGCATGATAAGAGGTTACTTTCACGCTGGGGTGTTCTTGGACCACCCACCATCATCTTTGTTGGCGCAGACGGGAAAGAAAAGCGCGCTTTGCGTTCAGTTGGTGAAATTAATACCGACCAGTTTTTGGCTCGGCTAGATAAGGCAGGTATGTGATGTCAGGACTAGGACCTATCCCATTTTCAGTACTGGCCCTGTTTTTTGCAATGTTTGTGGCGTGGACCGTTGCGCGTTTATTCGCTAAACGTCAAAAGGAAAGTTCATTTAAAAAGGCCGGTGATAAGGTACTGGACACTATCGCTATCGGCTTCTTGAGTGCTCGTGTTGTATACATCGCTATTTGGTGGTCCGAGTA of Janthinobacterium sp. Marseille contains these proteins:
- a CDS encoding DUF3147 family protein — translated: MYWIITKYLITAGVVVLVSEFAKRSDKLGGLIAALPMITVLTLIWLYIEKQPEAKIANHAWYTFWYVVPTLPMFLIFPTLLPRIGFWPTLLASVVITLICFATFAFVMRRFGVELI
- a CDS encoding YHYH domain-containing protein, with amino-acid sequence MKKIIMAMLVTSIASFAFAHSGGTDSNGCHNDRKNGGYHCH
- a CDS encoding IS30 family transposase — translated: MVRRTRIIYTDSQKALMWDRWKKGESLQQIAQLFDRNHSSVQRILAESGGIRPLPRIRSSTALTLAEREEISRAIVAGHSMRVIARNLERSPSTISREIKRNGGIEAYRAAEADAATWNRAHRPKACKLLMNRQLASAVADKLRQQWSPQQVAGWLKYSHPGNEELHVSHETIYKTLFIQTRGALKKELTEHLRRVRVMRRSRHHTQKTDNHGQISDAVSISERPAGVEDRAVPGHWEGDLLFGSGNSQIATLVERHTRYVMLVKIARKDTQTVIDALIKHAGKLPQELYKSLTWDRGKELADHKRFTLATDIQVYFCDPRSPWQRGSNENTNGLLRQYFPKGMDISGYSQAQLNAVARRLNERPRKTLNYETPAQRFYQSVALTG
- a CDS encoding TSUP family transporter, which translates into the protein MLSSLVLGATVGLVMGLTGAGGGILAVPLLVFALNMTVSDAGPIALLSVGISAAVGAMIGFRAGAVRYRAAMVIAGTGILAAPIGLWLAQRLDTNLLSILFAVVLIWIAYKNLMDGRQKTQKAVNGDSLPCIRDEKSGRFVWTSKCASRLLLAGSFAGILSGLLGVGGGFVMVPALQRYTDLAMKSVVATSLAVIAFISLTGVVVSISAGHFDQGVGVPFAAGSALGMLIGQPLSLRLPAKYLKIAFAIICILVACLMVGKTISS
- a CDS encoding YeeE/YedE family protein, with product MTLLMSLLAGLVFGLGLIISGMADPSKVLGFLDLAGNWDPSLAFVMGGALLVGSLAFPFAVKRPQSLLGEAMRLPTATKIDRRLVLGSLTFGVGWGLAGYCPGPALVSLSQGGAKPLLFFFAMIVGMLIFELLERVSAASHKKAA
- a CDS encoding YeeE/YedE family protein, producing the protein MTIDWIHFTPWASLVGGLLIGVSATLLLFFNGKIAGISGIVGGLFRPFNGDIGWRVAFIVGLVCAPLVYGFAVPLPDVSFDTSMPALIVAGLLVGIGTRYGAGCTSGHGICGLSRRSPRSMVATLAFMFAGFVTVYLVRHAFT
- a CDS encoding metalloregulator ArsR/SmtB family transcription factor translates to MTNPKQIELVKLQAAAGQACGLLKTLANPDRLLLLCQMTQGEYSVGELETMTGIRQPTLSQQLTVLREEKVVNTRREGKQIFYSVSSPEALAILQVLYQLYCPKDEE
- a CDS encoding MBL fold metallo-hydrolase, with the protein product MIFRQLYEPLSSTYTYLLGDEQTGRAILIDPVISTMERDLAEVHRLGLKLAYTVDTHIHADHITGALELKRAVGSKIATPAHDNLSCTDIGIEEGKPFQVDGITLHPLHTPGHTEGHFSYLFNDRVFTGDALLIEGCGRTDFQNGDADALYKSVKEKLFSLPDETLVYPSHDYKQRFVSSIAQEKARNPRLGDNKTLEEFKHIMANLNLPYPKFIDYAVLGNQQCGVCPKDLPENLESYCQQMNRSPQG
- a CDS encoding ATP-binding protein, which translates into the protein MTSIRIHAVLVTGVALVLFWALSAIWMTNSVQENLDATLDQRLSMSARMVAGILKDTGIVGRAPREEWDSALKVGGGKGIACQIRTMRGEIVAETENGPFRNVEPLPLGLSTKIVDGQTWRAYTLQSGQYRITASDLVEERRHFVDAVLLSAGLPFLVAVIGGLLALWIGIGKGLGPLAALSKTLQKKNANDLAPIADQYASKELRPVIDSLNQMLGRVSSTLVQQRAFTDGAAHELRTPLTIIGTHLQVAKLSTGTALEVSLNSAEEGVRRLNHTLEQMMALARADSVTVEEECDSVSLVIEELVERLPTVSMRRLRIDFAEQDAGAKVPASLLHTAVRNLLDNAFRYSMGMVLLSVTFDNHKKLCRISVADSGPGLTEEQISVVSQRFWRGKTSTHTQDGSGLGLSIVSAIVGRYGGDLILAGRSEGGLIAELVIPAFTHEDA
- a CDS encoding response regulator; amino-acid sequence: MQVLVVEDDELIASGLAAGLQAHGMVAVCVTTAVSAEQAIYAADFDVMVLDLGLPDQDGLTLLKETRSRKLSLPVIVLTARDAIEYRIAGLQSGADDYVLKPFDLGELAARIHAVVRRSKGRATQEITAGPLRLDPQYGQVWLNEKLIALSRREFDILIHLANAAGHWLAPSTLRDRVFGEDIQISSNALNVHIHNIRRKLGAEAIETSRGLGFRLGWRL
- the dsbD gene encoding protein-disulfide reductase DsbD produces the protein MLLLLVWSCVPWAWSAPSMSSAEATFLEPSEVLKLTNIESREDNLVVQTNIADQYYVYRHSLSIKDASNNNILFVIPDGEAKHDEFFGDTEIYKNASLRFQIPNIDFKLPLTLQWQGCSEGGICYPPQTQLIHSDHSANEVFRSKQLAWVSDSQETSTNDKGEDQLNAQRLTQLGPVGASIVFLGLGLLLAFAPCSLPMIPIVSTMVIGTSTSVKRNLTLTAAYVLAMASTYAVLGVVTGLAGSNVQSALQSPWLLGTFAVLFLILAASMFGWFEFQLPSYITNKLSSLSGNRAQGSIVGSVLLGFASAILVGPCMTAPLAGALLYIGQTGDAATGGFALFSLGLGMGLPLFLIAVFGTRILPKPGAWMDRMRVAFGYVMVAMAIYFGSRFLPDQIVLAASGMLGIAITVGTWFLGSHYLASRKGWTFKIVSLSVGLWSVLMVVGAASGGNSLLRPLGHFQAVSQTNSPSSVQYVPAKSAEDIDRLIQDAATRGQSTMIDFYADWCVSCHIFEKEVLGNDQVIARLKRVQVIRPDVTAHDEHDKRLLSRWGVLGPPTIIFVGADGKEKRALRSVGEINTDQFLARLDKAGM